Below is a window of Salvelinus sp. IW2-2015 linkage group LG35, ASM291031v2, whole genome shotgun sequence DNA.
agatcagatgcagtagggatgaccagattTTCTCTTTAGGTCCgcgaattagaccattttcctgtccagctaagcacccaagtacttttgggtgtcaggggaaatgtatggagtaaaaagtacattattttcttcaggaatgtagtgaagtgaaaGTCGTCAAAAATATATGACATTAAAGTACAGATGCCTccaaaaagtacttaagtagtactttaaattagttttacttaagtactttacaccactggttgacTGTTACTGCTCTTTTRCCAACTCCATATCATGGAACCTGGGCTTAACTGGCATGTATGCCAAACATGACAATAAGTGACaggagttggcatgatggcacaaacagactggcactcaggctaccaTCTACCTGGCTTGTAATGCATGAAATATCTCTTGTCCAATGTCACATTATATACCCCCATTTCTATGGTAAGTATTAAGCCAATTTAGTTTAATCTGAAGGTTATTGGCCACAGTTGCAGGTTTGAACTCTGAATCACACTGGTTTAATGTTAGCCCAAAAAGGTTGTACTTCGCTGGCCATTAGATTAAATGTCCTGTCATTTCGCAACACTTTAGGCCAGAGGAACTACGCCGTGAATTTGGTCGTTATGGGCCTATTGTAGATGTCTACATTCCACTTGACTTCTCTACACGGCGACCAAGAGGATTTGCTTACATTCAATATCCTTTATACTCATGTAATGTATTAATGAACATGTCTTTCATTCGgtgcattattattattcacacATGGGGTCATATTGACAATGTCACACGTCTTGAGTTTGCCTACTGTTTTGAAGTATTTATTGTATATTTGTCATAAAAGTAGGCTATACTGGTTTATGGGAGGGGAACATTGAATGTTGTTAAACACAGTAAAAATGTGTACAGACATGAATCAACATCTCTCCTAACTAAAATTGCTTCTGTTACCCTAGAAATGTTAAAGACGTACAGTTCTGGAGAAACCCCAACAAAGAATGTAAAGACTGGTGTAGAGTAGTTTCAAGCCAAAGGGACCATAATGATTTCAGGCGAAAGGAAATAGTGGGAGAAGAACACAAAGAGCAAAGTTAAAGCATGAAGATacaaggaggagaaaagagggcaCGAAGGCAGCTGTTTGACTACCAAAGAGAGGAAAATTAAAGGATGTATTGGGCGAAGACGAGCCGGAAATCTCAAGTTCTTCTGCCGCGCAGTTAAAGAGCATAAAGGTCAAGCTGAAGCTCAAAGGTCAAGCATGTTAAAGGTAACAAGCCTAATGTTTTGTATCCTACCAAATAGAACCCGTGCTCTTCACCTCCAAATATTTtgctctgtgtgttctctgtacAAAAGGGCAAGACAATTATAGCTTTAATTGTAAGCAAGTCTGCTGAAATAAGATTTCAATGTTGCATTTGTATGGCCTTTGTTCTCGTTTCCTCCCGAAATTTGAACAGAAGTTTCAGCTTCATATTTTTAATCTTTTAGCTTACTATTAGCCCATGCTGGCACACAATTGACTTACAAATTTGAAGCTTCCAGCCTCTttactgaatttaaaaaaaatacttttgtagTTGTATGTGTGCATACATGTCTCCCCATTTCCACAAGTGAAAGTAAAAAGCCTTAACAGTCTGTAGCACATTCGAGGACGTGCGAGATGCAGAGGATGCCCTCCACAACCTGGACCACAAGTGGGTGTGTGGTCGACAGATCGAGATCCAGTTTGCACAGGGTGACCGAAAAAGTAAGAATGGGTTTTATTTAGATTTCCTGTATAAATGCACTATTTACTACCTACCAATCATTTCAATGTGACGAATTTCAAGTTTCACTGTCGAAACAGTTTACCCAAGAATCTAAGTAGGAAAGTCTGACTAGGCCGGCCTACAGCTTCACTTTTAGTGGTAATATCTTGACTCGGGTCTCTGACTAGTGAAATCATTGCCAACCTGCATgcaaattttcttttttttaaaccctACTTGCTCAACTATCCTTGTGCCCAGTATTTCATTTTAATGACTCTTGTCCCTCCAGCCCCCAACCAGATGAAGACTAAGGAGAGCTCTCCTCGCAGAGGGTCCCGCAGCAGCTCCTTCTCCCGTTACGACGACTACGAACGCGGCGATGGCCGACGCAGACGCTCTCGCAGTCGCAGCTACGAAAGGCGCCGGTCGCGTAGCCCTTCCTGCGACCGCCGTCCTCGGAGGTCAGAGAGCCCTAGAGAGTGAGTTCCCCTGTGACACTGAAACTAAACCACTGTTTCGCTTGTCAAGTAAGCCTCCCAAGGGGCTTTCATTGCAGACCGAAATGCCTTTGTATACAGACTGGTTCTTACTTTAACTTTTCTCTCTACAGCTCTCGATCATATGGCAGGCACAGGCGAAGCAGAAGCCATGAAAATGACAggtagacatatatatatatacgactCATTATTCTGACTTGTCTAACACGACACAGTGCAGTGAGATTGCATTTAAAATGCATAAGCCTATGTggtttcaaaacactacacagttGTCAAGTCAGTGTATTTATTAGTGGGATGACTGATTGTTCTGTTCATATGCCATCCTCCTTTTTTCTACAGGTACAGGGGCCCTCCACGTGAACACCACAGGATGCACCACGCACCCCCATCTCGTAACCGCTCCGcatcccgctccccctctcccagATCCAGGCCCAAAGACACAAAGTCTCAGTCCAAATCCCCCAGCCCCGTCAAGGACTTCCACCCCTCTTCTGGCTCCCAGAAACAGGCCTGTCGACGCTCCTACTCCAGATCTGTGTCCCGATCTCGCTCCAGATCCTAGGACCCCACCACCCTCAAACCCTGTTATTCAGTAGCTAAAGATATTTTTGTTCAACACTACAACATATGAATATGGTATCTAGGGAGTGGTTATTACACACCCCACCTCAGTTCATTAGTTGAGTTATCATATCTCTGGGCTGATGCCATACAACAGGAGAGCTGGTTGTCCCTACAGATGGATAGTAGTTTTTTATGTTAGTTCAGTTTCATTCACCTCTGAAAAACATTGGATGTTTTTAATTTACATTCATATTGGTTTAATTCTATTAATTGAGAACCCAGTGGATTTAAGTTCAGCACATAAGAATTGGTCAACTATGAAATGCAAAGGTACAGTTTTGGGCTAACGGGTATTAACCTCTGGCTACAGAAGAGGTTGAGAGtccaaaaacacatttataaGAAAAGAGAAGTTAAATCTGGAGTTTGCAGTGATATCTAGCCATCAAGTTAACTGCtattatttttgtacatttgatgTTGCTTAAATCTcctgcattttttttttctagatcaattgttattttttgtgttcAAATCGAGCAGCAGTGTTTTCTTTTTGTGGAttaaaaatgttatgttttaaCTTTTCTTAATCATCTGAGTTGTGCAAAGATGTCGCTCCCTTGAAGGTACGAGACACCGGACAGTTTGTTGGGGTCACCTATTCCTTACtgggttgccccccccccccccccccagaacagcCAGTATTCTTCGGGCCATTTTACAAGGTGTCAGAGGTGATCCACTGGGATGTTGGACCATGCTAGTGCAATGGCATCTAGCAGATTGGAGACAACGCGCAGACATTCATGCAGCGAACAGCCCGTTcgatctcatcccaaagatgctctaaGTAAAATGAACTCGCTGTTTTTCCACTCAgttggtgatcgtgtgcccactggagccacttctacTTGTTTTTAACttataggagtggaacccggtgtggttatCTGCTGTAATAGCCCATCAGTGACAAGCATCAACAAGTTGTGTgttctgagatgccgttctgcgTCGCTTAGGTTACTCGTTTTGTCCATCCTAACGTTCAATTAAACAATAGCTGAACGTCTCGATGCCTGTTTGCATGCTTTATACAGCAAGCCACGGGTTATGTGACTCACGGTTTGTAGGAGTGATCCATTTTGTTGGTGAgctgggtggtgtacctaatagaCTGGCCAGTGAGTATGGTTGGATAGGTTTAATTCGGTCTATATCTCACTTACctgtaaagtaaaaaaatgtacccTATTGGTaatattttttgtgtgtaatatacactacatgaccaaaggtgtGTGGCcatctgctcgtcaaacatctcattccaaaatcatggtcattaatatggagttggtcccccccattgctgctatagcctccactcttcagaaagtactttccactagattttggaggattgctgcggggacttccattcagccatgtgcattagtgaggttgggcgattatgcctggctcgcagtctgcgttccaattcatctcaaaggttagttggcactatgcattcgggccgttagcatctcctggcatccgacaaacccagattcgtccgtcagactgccagatggtgaactgtgattcatcaccccagagaacgtgtttccactgctccagtgtccaatggcggtgtgctttacaccacttcagtagacactttgcattgcgcatggtgatcttaggcttgtgtgcggctgctcggccatggaaacccatttcatgacgctcccaacaaacagttcttgtgctgttgttgcttccAGAGATATTGGAACCGAGAAcagatttttacgtgcttcagcactcctagacgtttccacttcacaataacagcacttagttgaccggggcagctctagcagggcagaaatttgatgaggtagaatcctatgatggtgccacattgaaagtcactgagctcttcagtaaggcaaatctactgccaatgtttgtgtatggagattgcatggatgtgtgctcgatttgtTTTTAAACACCTGTCAACCACTGGTGTGACTTAAatggccaaatccactcatttgaaggggtatccacatacttctctatatatagtgtatttactgAGAATATTGTTACTAGTGATGGGCACCATTATCAGTTGCATTTTTCCATTTGATATCGGTTTGTTTAAAATACATGGCAAATTTGCAACTGAGTGAACATGAACTTTTCACTTCCTCGACTCGGTGAAGTCCAGACAACTGCTTGTGGATTGCCTTTTGGTGCAATGTAACCAGTTTGAATACAATGGGAAATCACATCCAGTTGATGGCCCATCATCAGACTGCAAAGAGAAAGTCTGAGGATTTTGTGCCTGCAGGAACAGTCGTTTGCTTTTTTACATAATCGTGAAGAATAACCCGATTTTAAAAAGCCTTGGTGTCGATAAACAATATAAATATCATTCCAAATTATAAATGATGGTCCAGGCCCACCACTAATTGTTCATTTGGAACGTCTAAAACACGATCCATGTTAAATTGTTactgatcttcttggccttcctgtgacaccgggtgctgcagatgtcctggagggcagtgtgcccccggtgaggCATTGAGCAGACTGcaataccctctggagagccctgtggttgcggacggtgtagttgctgtaccaggcagtgatacagcccgacaggatgctgttgcaccttcacctcagtctgcgtggaccatttcagattgtcagtgatgtgtacgctgaggaacttggaagcttttcaccttctccactgcggcctcGATGTGAGCGTGTTCCCTTTGctgtccatgatcagctcctttgttattttcctggcaccactccgccagggccctcacttcctccctgtaggctgtctcgtcattgttggtaatcaggcctaccactagtgtcgtctacaaacttggagttgcatggccacgcagtcattggtaaacaggaagtacaggagggggctaagcaggCACCCCACTGgggcctgtgttgaggatcagcgtagtggggTTGTTGTTGCATACTGTCACCACCTAGGGatagcccatcaggaagtccaggacccagttgcagaacCCGGGCTTAATGAACTTGGAGGGTACCATGgcattgaaggctgagctgtagtaaaaaagctaataaaaaaatgcattcttacatacagtggggagaacaagtatttgatacactgccgattttgcaggttttcctacttacaaagcatgtagaggtctgtaatttttatcacaggtacacttcaactgtgagagacggaatctaaaacaaaaatccagaaaatcacattgtatgatttttaagtaattaatttgcattttattgcatgacataagtatttgatacatcagaaaagcagaacttaatatttggtacagaaacctttgtttgcaattacagagatcatatgtttcctgtagttcttgaccaggtttgcacacactgcagcagggattttggcccactcctccatacagaccttctccagatccttcaggtttcggggctgtcgctgggcaatacggactttcagctccctccaaagattttctattgggttcaggtctggagactggctaggccactccaggaccttgagatgcttcttacggagccactccttagtttccctggctgtgtgtttcgggtcgttgtcatgctggaagacccagccacgacccatcttcaatgctcttactgagggaaggaggttgttggccaagatctcgcgatRcatggccccatccatcctccccctcaatacggtgcagtcatcctgtcccctttgcagaaaagcatccccaaagaatgatgtttccacctccaagcttcacggttaggatggtgttcttggggttgtactaatccttcttcttcctccaaacacggcgagtggagtttagaccaaaaagctctatttttgtctcatcagaccacatgaccttctccaattcctcctctggatcatccagatggtcattggcaaacttcagacgggcctggacatgcgctggcttgagcagggggaccttgcgtgcgctgcaggattttaatccatgacggcgtagtgtgttactaatggttttctttgagactgtggtcccagctctcttcaggtcattaaccaggtcctgccgtgtagttctgggctgatccctcaccttcctcatgatcattgatgccccaagaggtgagatcttgcatggagccccagaccgagggtgattgaccgtcatcttgaacttcttccattttctaataattacgccaacagttgttgccttctcaccaagctgcttacctattgtcctgtagcccatcccagccttgtgcaggtctacaattttatccctgatatctttacacagctctctggtcttggccattgtggagaggttggagtctgtttgattgagtgggtggacaggtgtcttttatacaggtaacgagttcaaacaggtgcagttaatacaggtaatgagtggagaacaggagggcttcttaaagaaaaactaacaggtctgtgagagccggaattcttactggttggtaggtgatcaaatacttatgtcatgcaataaaatgcgaattaattacttaaaaatcatacaatgtgattttctggatttttgttttaaattctgtctctcacagttgaagtgtacctatgataaaaattacagacctctacatgctttgtaagtaggaaaacctgcaaaatcggcagtgtatcaaatacttgttctccccactgtaggtgttcctctaGTCCAGATGGATccattggggcggtatgcaaattgtagtgggtctagggtgacgtgatccttaactagcctgaaagcacttcatgatgacaggagTGCTACAGTTCAATTCACTTATTTGCTGAGGATATGAATATTCTATTAGAATGTGTAATCAATATAACCATGTGTAACTTTCAAATAAATACAGTAAGCTGTACTAAATGTGGGAAAAGGTTTGGAATAATGAGTGCATTCAGGAAAAGACAGACACAAAGTTGGGGGGAAAGGGAAGggattttattttttggggggttacttTGATTAGACCAATTAAAGCAGTGCtcgagttttttgtttgttgtcgaATTCAAATCAAGTCTGGACATGTGGCATAATTTCATATTCATCGGTGACAGTAAACAAATGGGACAAATTAAAAGCCAATTTGTTGAGAAACCCTTCAGTTTCAAATTTAGGACGAAGAGCTTTATACATGTATGAATCATTAGCAGAAACCAACAGGACATctgttttaaaaataataaacagcaaCGCATTAAAAAACATATCAAAACAAAAGCAGTTGAAAAACAGTTTCACAATAACATAGGGCCAAATTCAATTATCTTCTAGCAGAAGAACAGCAGATAATTGAAGGTGATTTTAAGATATACATTTTTggtcaatgaataacattaccTAATCCAAAAATATAAGTCAATGTTGGTTCAACAACAGAAGTTTGCAATGTTGGGTTAAAATGTAGGCACAATCAAGGGCACGTTTTCAAGACAGATCATAAGTAGTCctggataaaaaaataatttcAATGGAGACTATCCATTGAAATAGTTGTTTTAATCCAGGTTTGGGGTCaatctgtctgggaaaccagcccccAGTGGCTGTCTTCAGGCTGTAGCACACCTGGAAACTAAAATAATTTAACAATTCATACATATCGAAGTCAACTCAAAAGGTCAAATGTAAGTTACGTTTTTTTGCACATTGCATTTTTTACCCTACACTGTGCATAATAMaaaataaaaaacattatgtGCAAGATTACTGGCAATAACTACACAGTGCAGGGGCATTGACAAATGCTATAGGCAGATTTCTTCTTTACAAAAATATTCAGTATTTGAAGTCAAGACATGTCCTTAGCATGACTTATACATTCAGTGTTATTACTAAAAATACTTTATCAAGCAGGTTTAAAAACACCCTGCTAAATGTACATATGCTACaagtattttttatacatttcattATTTACATGGCTCTTTAACTTATTTCAAGCTCGTGAGCTCCGTTTTGTCATCTCTAAGATGGCCATTACAGTTCCCATTCTGCAAAGAAAATAAAAGACTGCCTCCCCTCAAATTAGAACCTAGAGGGAGATAGTCAATAAAAAGGGCCTCTCAGCCTGTAACTTCTGAAAACAATTTTGATTGCAGTGCAAGAGTAGGTTGCAGGAGGCAGTGAGTATCTGGAGATTGCTGCTGGAGACTTTAAATGTAAACAGATCCACACTGGCCTTGCGCCTAACGTCCTCTGTGCCACGTTACGCACTTCTCTCAACTTTGCACTTCCTTGTAAGAAACTGCCACACAGCAAACAGGGCCATGACACAGGAGACCGAGGTTGCGAAACTTACAGTCCCTGTTGAATCTGGCCCTCTTCTGCATTGTTTACTGGGTGGGGTTTCAGTAGGGAAGGAGAGTTTGAAAGTGGCTAATAGCAGTACTGATTGCATTGAAAAAGTGACCCAAAGGACCAATTCCYTGCGCCACTCAAGCCAACGTGGTTGATATGGCACTTGTAACCACGTCAGACATACAAGGGAGAGATggcgagaaaaagaaagaaaatcacAGCAAAAGACATTGCTTTGGTTAAGACAAAACTGACTTATAACTACATCACAAATAGACAAAATAATTGTATGATAGAGCTGCAGGCCTTGGACCAGCACAACTGCCATAGTGCAGTGCACACAGCGCAATAAAAAAGTACAGGAGTTGAACGTCCAAGGCCTGTGTGCCATGGCCTCTACACTTCAGTTTGAGGTTATACTTGTGACCTGTACTCACTACTACAGCTGATTCTCGCCTGAAAGATAGCTCTGGTTTCCCTGCAGAACAGTGGCTTTTACATCCCCCAAAAACAAGATGGAAAATAATAAGTCAAACTAAAAAGAAATGCTACTATTGTAGATTGTGCTTCAGGCAGCACCAGGTTGTCAGAGGTGAAATCCTTAATGATTAACAGAACTTAACGTGCCAAAGTAAGAATTACCTGTCCACAGAAATGGACTGTAAATGAGACCGCATGAACATGTGTATACTAATATCCAACCCTACCGTTTGGGAAGAGAAGCCAACAGACTTGCTATAACGGccaacaaaaaaagaacaaaacaaacaaaaaaagaacagagCACGAATACGAAGGATATCCAGTTCATCGTTAGTGACAGAAACAGACTCCAATGAGAACATTCTCCCCCACCGACAAGGCCGCAGCGCTGTAATATCTGTGGTTTCTCAACAAAAAAGGGTGCCAAACATTTGCAGAGATTTCCCAGCAAAATGCCTCTCACCCCACAAAGACCTCAATCTAAAATAGCTAAAAGTGTATTACAACGCTGGGGCATTCAAGGCAGGCAGGAGTCTTCAGAGGGGCATTCGTTCACACGTTGGCYTTGAAAGACCAGGTTATGGGAGTCCATCTCTAGGCATGCACCTTGAGGAGGCTCTTCAGCTGGAAGGCCATCATCTCCCTGCTGTCACGGGTACCCATGGGGACCCAGTGGCTGGGGGGCTTGGGTAGCACGCTGGGGGAGGGTGGC
It encodes the following:
- the LOC111959147 gene encoding serine/arginine-rich splicing factor 10, which gives rise to MARYMRPPNPSLFIRNISDESRPEELRREFGRYGPIVDVYIPLDFSTRRPRGFAYIQFEDVRDAEDALHNLDHKWVCGRQIEIQFAQGDRKTPNQMKTKESSPRRGSRSSSFSRYDDYERGDGRRRRSRSRSYERRRSRSPSCDRRPRRSESPRDSRSYGRHRRSRSHENDRYRGPPREHHRMHHAPPSRNRSASRSPSPRSRPKDTKSQSKSPSPVKDFHPSSGSQKQACRRSYSRSVSRSRSRS